A single Curtobacterium sp. MCJR17_020 DNA region contains:
- a CDS encoding asparaginase, whose translation MTVSHEVRTDRHPLTADGSVELAVLDRSGFDESRHIGAGVVVDSAGAVVDSVGDVAASIYPRSTMKPFQALAVRGAGALFSDEELVLTTASHAGTAAHQALALHMLESFDHVEADLGCPPDMPFDRATGRTMDGPRRLAMNCSGKHAGMLAACRVNGWDEATYLDIEHPMQQRVRSVVEEYTHETVDLVGTDGCGAPVFPLTLTGLARGFAGVVARADDDSAALTDAVLAHPWAIDGVGRANTVTIERLQVLAKLGAEGVMVMGLPGGAAVAVKVLDGSQRAGTLAALTLLQRNGLVGADGVADVLAATGEQVLGGGVPVGAVRVGAGLR comes from the coding sequence ATGACGGTGAGCCACGAAGTCCGCACTGATCGCCATCCTCTCACCGCCGACGGGTCGGTCGAACTCGCGGTCCTCGACCGGTCCGGGTTCGACGAGAGCCGGCACATCGGCGCCGGGGTCGTGGTCGACTCCGCGGGTGCCGTGGTCGACTCGGTCGGCGACGTCGCCGCCAGCATCTACCCGCGCTCGACGATGAAGCCGTTCCAGGCCCTGGCCGTCCGCGGCGCCGGTGCCCTGTTCTCCGACGAGGAACTCGTCCTCACCACCGCGAGCCACGCCGGTACCGCCGCGCACCAGGCCCTCGCGCTGCACATGCTCGAGTCGTTCGACCACGTCGAGGCCGACCTCGGGTGTCCGCCGGACATGCCCTTCGACCGAGCGACCGGCCGGACGATGGACGGCCCCCGGCGCCTGGCGATGAACTGCTCGGGCAAGCACGCCGGCATGCTCGCCGCGTGCCGCGTCAACGGGTGGGACGAGGCGACGTACCTGGACATCGAGCACCCGATGCAGCAGCGCGTCCGCTCGGTGGTCGAGGAGTACACCCACGAGACGGTCGACCTGGTGGGCACCGACGGCTGCGGCGCTCCCGTCTTCCCGCTCACGCTGACCGGACTGGCACGCGGGTTCGCCGGCGTCGTCGCCCGTGCCGACGACGACTCCGCGGCGCTGACCGACGCCGTCCTGGCGCACCCGTGGGCGATCGACGGGGTCGGGCGGGCCAACACCGTCACGATCGAGCGGCTGCAGGTCCTGGCGAAGCTCGGTGCCGAGGGCGTCATGGTGATGGGGCTGCCCGGTGGGGCCGCGGTCGCGGTGAAGGTGCTGGACGGGTCGCAGCGTGCGGGCACCCTCGCAGCGCTGACCCTGCTGCAGCGGAACGGGCTGGTGGGTGCCGACGGCGTGGCCGATGTCCTGGCGGCGACGGGTGAGCAGGTGCTCGGCGGTGGTGTGCCGGTCGGCGCGGTCCGGGTCGGCGCCGGCCTGCGCTGA
- a CDS encoding transglutaminaseTgpA domain-containing protein, translated as MSAPAVATPTPPAERARRSTRRSDRRDARRLVPFRLAGGTLVVWLLLAVASVSWWPVYRDDSMIVAAVTAIVFGTLVALIGAVLRLPLVVVAIATVAAFTLAGVPAAVPGQANGILPTGPGLLALFAGVALGWKQLVTISLPVGSYEALLVPYFVTLLVATVTAVSVATRASRQELASIPALVLFAIGVVVGPSRLDTSIVTAVVLVAVALVWALTVRHARRAVAVATTIGSSVPIARSVVRPALVGTGTIVAAAVVATGLGLVAPPANERTVARTDVVKPFDPRDYVSPLSGFRAYEEQSAADTAQLRVTGLPENGFVRIATLDTYDGVVYRVGGSDGSSSSGTFERVPTSVDVRGVDGTRVRVGVTVDGYSGVWLPTVGDLERVDFTGTDADDERGSFFYNGSTQTGAVVGGVREGTSYDLTAVVPDQPTDEQLAAARPGSAAVPTARDVPDAVRETVEATTDADATSGAKLVAVIQALKRNGYVSHGVGDDRMSRSGHGADRIQELLTSPLMIGDQEQYAAAAALMADELGFPARVVMGFTAGGDSGSGGASASGGTTTFRGSDVTARIEVDTAQWGWVMLNPNPSVREIPNEQQQTPQPVTRPETVVPPPPVDQQDQDQQAPPQSDRNTPPVQPLWLQILLAALPWVLGALGLIALVLLPFGVIVLLKRVRRRRRRRAPTPRGRIVGAWDEYRDALLDRGHDVAGSATRRETVAGAPGEGGTGLAALADRAVFGPSDVDQAAADRMWSATDDAVGTLRAGRTRRERFRTAVSLRSLRGPERPRGTTGQGSARRGDYDGRRPDERRGRPSEDRGRP; from the coding sequence GTGAGCGCCCCTGCGGTGGCCACCCCGACGCCGCCCGCGGAGCGTGCCCGTCGGTCGACCCGGCGTTCCGATCGCCGCGATGCCCGGCGGCTCGTGCCGTTCCGTCTGGCCGGCGGGACCCTCGTCGTGTGGCTCCTGCTCGCGGTGGCGAGTGTGTCGTGGTGGCCGGTGTACCGCGACGACTCGATGATCGTCGCGGCGGTGACCGCGATCGTGTTCGGCACCCTCGTCGCCCTCATCGGTGCGGTCCTGCGGCTGCCGCTGGTCGTGGTGGCGATCGCGACGGTGGCGGCGTTCACGCTCGCCGGTGTGCCCGCCGCCGTGCCCGGTCAGGCCAACGGGATCCTGCCGACGGGCCCGGGCCTGCTCGCGCTGTTCGCCGGTGTCGCGCTGGGGTGGAAGCAGCTGGTGACCATCAGCCTGCCGGTCGGCTCGTACGAGGCGCTCCTCGTGCCGTACTTCGTGACGCTCCTCGTCGCCACGGTGACGGCCGTGAGCGTGGCGACCCGGGCCTCCAGGCAGGAACTCGCGAGCATCCCGGCACTGGTGCTGTTCGCGATCGGGGTGGTCGTCGGGCCGAGCCGGCTGGACACGTCGATCGTGACGGCCGTCGTGCTCGTCGCCGTCGCGCTCGTGTGGGCGCTGACGGTGCGGCACGCACGTCGAGCGGTCGCCGTGGCGACCACGATCGGGTCGTCGGTGCCGATCGCTCGGTCCGTCGTGCGCCCCGCCCTCGTCGGCACGGGGACGATCGTCGCGGCAGCCGTCGTCGCCACGGGTCTCGGGCTGGTCGCGCCACCGGCCAACGAGCGCACCGTGGCCCGGACGGACGTCGTCAAACCGTTCGACCCGCGTGACTACGTCAGCCCGTTGAGCGGCTTCCGCGCGTACGAGGAACAGAGCGCGGCGGATACCGCACAGCTCCGGGTCACCGGTCTGCCGGAGAACGGGTTCGTGCGCATCGCGACGCTCGACACCTACGACGGCGTGGTCTACCGCGTCGGCGGGTCGGACGGCTCCTCGTCGTCGGGCACGTTCGAGCGCGTGCCGACGTCGGTCGACGTCCGTGGCGTGGACGGCACCAGGGTGCGCGTGGGGGTGACCGTCGACGGCTACAGCGGGGTCTGGCTGCCGACGGTGGGGGACCTGGAGCGCGTCGACTTCACCGGGACCGACGCCGACGACGAGCGCGGGTCCTTCTTCTACAACGGCTCGACGCAGACGGGCGCCGTGGTCGGCGGTGTCCGCGAAGGCACTTCCTACGACCTGACCGCCGTGGTCCCCGACCAGCCGACGGACGAGCAGCTCGCGGCCGCCCGCCCTGGCAGTGCCGCGGTCCCGACGGCTCGCGACGTGCCGGACGCCGTCCGCGAGACGGTCGAGGCGACGACCGACGCCGATGCGACGTCGGGTGCGAAGCTCGTCGCGGTGATCCAGGCGCTCAAGCGCAACGGGTACGTCAGCCACGGCGTCGGTGACGACCGGATGAGCCGTTCGGGGCACGGCGCCGACCGCATCCAGGAGCTCCTGACGTCGCCGCTGATGATCGGCGACCAGGAGCAGTACGCCGCCGCCGCTGCGCTGATGGCCGACGAGCTCGGGTTCCCGGCACGGGTGGTCATGGGCTTCACCGCGGGCGGCGACTCGGGGTCCGGCGGGGCGTCGGCGAGCGGGGGCACCACGACGTTCCGCGGCTCGGACGTCACTGCGCGCATCGAGGTCGACACCGCGCAGTGGGGGTGGGTGATGCTCAACCCGAACCCGAGTGTCCGCGAGATCCCGAACGAGCAGCAGCAGACGCCGCAGCCGGTGACCCGTCCCGAGACCGTCGTGCCGCCGCCTCCCGTCGACCAGCAGGACCAGGACCAGCAGGCGCCGCCACAGAGCGACCGGAACACGCCGCCCGTGCAGCCGCTGTGGTTGCAGATCCTGCTCGCAGCGCTGCCGTGGGTGCTCGGTGCACTGGGGCTGATCGCCCTCGTGCTCCTGCCGTTCGGGGTGATCGTCCTGCTGAAGCGGGTCCGCCGCCGACGGCGCCGTCGTGCTCCGACGCCGCGCGGTCGCATCGTCGGGGCCTGGGACGAGTACCGCGATGCGCTCCTCGACCGTGGGCACGACGTGGCCGGGTCGGCCACACGACGCGAGACCGTGGCCGGTGCTCCGGGTGAGGGCGGGACCGGACTGGCCGCCCTCGCCGACCGGGCGGTGTTCGGACCGAGCGACGTCGACCAAGCCGCCGCCGACCGGATGTGGTCGGCGACGGACGACGCGGTGGGCACCCTGCGCGCCGGTCGGACGCGCCGTGAGCGGTTCCGCACCGCCGTGTCGCTCCGGTCCCTGCGCGGACCCGAACGGCCGCGCGGGACCACCGGTCAGGGCTCGGCGAGACGCGGTGACTACGATGGCCGGAGGCCTGACGAGCGTCGTGGACGGCCGAGTGAGGACAGAGGCAGACCGTGA
- a CDS encoding MoxR family ATPase, with protein MSMTPEQATWFADVAGRIVTNVEQVLLGKTFVIRLAVTAMLSEGHLLLEDVPGTGKTSLARAMAQSVQGTTNRIQFTPDLLPGDITGISVYDQRTQEFDFHRGPVFANIVLADEINRASPKTQSALLEAMEESAITVDGVNHRLAAPFMVIATQNPIEQAGTYRLPEAQLDRFLMKTSIGYPDHAATVKILETSSAPSASVPLASVVPAATITEMAALARTVHVDAVIADYVTRLVDATRSASEVRLGVSVRGAMGLIRSARVLAALSGRHYVTPDDVKALAVPVLAHRLVLDAEAEFDGVSAPSVIAQLLVETPPPADRVTT; from the coding sequence ATGAGCATGACCCCGGAGCAGGCCACCTGGTTCGCCGACGTCGCAGGCCGCATCGTGACCAACGTCGAGCAGGTGCTCCTCGGGAAGACGTTCGTGATCCGCCTCGCGGTGACGGCGATGCTCAGTGAGGGGCACCTGCTCCTCGAGGACGTCCCCGGCACGGGCAAGACGAGCCTGGCGCGGGCGATGGCGCAGAGCGTGCAGGGGACGACGAACCGCATCCAGTTCACCCCCGACCTGCTGCCCGGCGACATCACCGGCATCAGTGTCTACGACCAGCGCACGCAGGAGTTCGACTTCCACCGCGGACCGGTCTTCGCGAACATCGTCCTCGCCGACGAGATCAACCGTGCGAGCCCGAAGACGCAGTCTGCCCTGCTCGAGGCGATGGAGGAGTCGGCGATCACGGTCGACGGCGTGAACCACCGCCTGGCGGCCCCCTTCATGGTCATCGCGACGCAGAACCCGATCGAGCAGGCCGGCACGTACCGTCTGCCCGAGGCGCAGCTCGACCGGTTCCTCATGAAGACCTCGATCGGCTACCCGGACCACGCCGCCACCGTGAAGATCCTCGAGACCTCGTCGGCTCCGTCGGCATCGGTTCCGCTCGCGAGCGTCGTGCCCGCGGCGACGATCACCGAGATGGCCGCGCTGGCCCGCACGGTGCACGTCGACGCCGTCATCGCCGACTACGTCACACGGTTGGTCGACGCGACCCGTTCGGCCAGTGAGGTCCGCCTGGGCGTCAGCGTCCGCGGCGCGATGGGCCTCATCCGATCGGCACGCGTGCTCGCGGCGCTGAGCGGCCGCCACTACGTCACGCCTGACGACGTCAAGGCCCTCGCCGTCCCGGTGCTCGCGCACCGCCTGGTGCTCGACGCCGAGGCGGAGTTCGACGGTGTCAGCGCGCCGAGCGTCATCGCACAGCTGCTGGTGGAGACGCCGCCGCCGGCCGACCGAGTCACGACGTGA
- a CDS encoding DUF58 domain-containing protein has product MTDRRPVSTRSRRPSSTRSRRGTTAYERTGTVAGLTNVRSRIVGDREGVAADAVVGIVRVWATAWRLVKRSWGEVSSVVTGLGWTVAALTLVAFVAGYRFGLREIVVVGFAGAVLVVVAAIALIGRTRLVIRMRLPQHRVAVGDEAGVVVTAENPTRLPSVPTTVEVPVGPGLVDVAIPAIGAHGTFEQLVPVPTVRRGVLDVGPVTGVRADPVGLVRREVVWTAREQVIVHPRTIAIPSTSTGLVRDLEGQATTDLSPADIAFHAIREYMPGDDPRTIHWKSTAKSGALMVRQFEDTRRSHLVVALGIARSEFGDDEEFELAVSAAASLGARAIRDGREVSVVVSERTPEFAKRAVYAVRTLPTVTPTRLLDDFASVGLADACLPIAEVSRIVGSDTEGISVAFLVVGSTIGLPALRLAATRFPVGVEVVAVICEPEAQPRFLRVAGLTVMTIGYLDDLRHALHRSAAA; this is encoded by the coding sequence GTGACGGACCGCCGGCCCGTCTCCACGCGCTCACGCCGTCCGTCCTCGACGCGGTCGCGTCGCGGGACGACGGCGTACGAGCGCACGGGGACGGTCGCCGGCCTGACCAACGTCCGCTCACGGATCGTCGGTGACCGCGAGGGCGTCGCAGCGGATGCGGTCGTCGGGATCGTCCGGGTCTGGGCAACGGCCTGGAGGCTCGTCAAGCGTTCCTGGGGCGAGGTCTCGTCCGTCGTCACCGGGCTCGGGTGGACGGTCGCGGCCCTCACGCTCGTCGCGTTCGTGGCCGGCTACCGGTTCGGCCTGCGCGAGATCGTCGTCGTCGGGTTCGCGGGAGCGGTGCTGGTCGTCGTCGCGGCGATCGCGCTCATCGGCCGCACGCGGCTGGTGATCCGGATGCGCCTGCCGCAGCACCGAGTGGCTGTCGGCGACGAGGCCGGCGTGGTGGTCACGGCGGAGAACCCGACGCGTCTGCCCTCCGTTCCGACGACGGTCGAGGTGCCGGTCGGCCCGGGTCTCGTCGACGTCGCGATCCCGGCGATCGGCGCGCACGGCACGTTCGAGCAGCTGGTGCCCGTACCGACCGTGCGCCGCGGCGTGCTCGACGTGGGTCCGGTCACCGGCGTCCGCGCCGACCCCGTCGGTCTCGTCCGTCGCGAGGTCGTCTGGACCGCACGCGAACAGGTCATCGTGCACCCGCGCACGATCGCGATCCCGTCGACGAGCACCGGGCTCGTGCGCGACCTCGAGGGGCAGGCGACCACCGACCTGTCGCCGGCCGACATCGCGTTCCACGCCATCCGCGAGTACATGCCCGGTGACGACCCCCGCACCATCCACTGGAAGTCGACGGCGAAGTCGGGCGCGCTGATGGTGCGCCAGTTCGAGGACACGCGTCGCTCGCACCTGGTCGTGGCGCTCGGCATCGCCCGGTCGGAGTTCGGGGACGACGAGGAGTTCGAGCTCGCGGTGAGCGCTGCGGCCTCGCTCGGTGCCCGTGCGATCCGCGACGGCCGGGAGGTCTCGGTCGTGGTGTCGGAACGCACCCCGGAGTTCGCGAAGCGTGCCGTCTACGCGGTGCGGACCCTGCCGACGGTCACCCCGACGCGACTGCTCGACGACTTCGCCTCGGTCGGACTCGCCGATGCCTGCCTGCCCATCGCCGAGGTCTCCCGGATCGTCGGCAGTGACACCGAGGGCATCTCGGTGGCGTTCCTGGTCGTCGGTTCGACGATCGGACTGCCGGCGCTCCGGCTCGCGGCGACGCGCTTCCCCGTGGGGGTCGAGGTCGTCGCGGTGATCTGCGAGCCCGAAGCGCAGCCACGGTTCCTGCGGGTCGCGGGCCTGACCGTGATGACCATCGGCTACCTGGACGACCTCCGGCACGCCCTGCACCGATCGGCCGCCGCGTGA
- a CDS encoding FHA domain-containing protein has protein sequence MTAGASRRPVAPTPVEQAPPPPLQQPDSHGRRSDPAADAWLPESTLDPATRAWLTGADRRSTEPPAAVPVQRPDDLAPREAPSHVHGAGSGLGDWSNAAAQPDAVPAQDEPPLDPDAYRSEPADALADDPERTRLAPVEDRPVTAPAADEAPAPVWAPPVAPAPSAAPAGPSWWVGRGASTEAAQAASGAESAPVVPPVPSAPASTDDTLRDTPRDTEASSHATDDAAVHAETDGADDTTSTRSGEPVQDGALEQSTAAVPVVSPPQPGDTAVVEPLIDRRPPRPAPLVTPGMHATTICHVCGNRLEPDDIFCGECGAVRPAVTAAFTGPVVPLPMARPDWATEHSGVESAGAGGSSSTDVPDDEIPADATADDQVTSDQTGSGETGSDGNGFVEAVADETAADDESALPDSEASRPGGRPRGAHAAPVTEPTEPSGFENAAPHGAPQDTERSWAPPEQAPHTPLAAPLPPIPGAAPELPFPPSDRPAASADADELDEDVDETRIVSKTPTRAPFLLHFSTGERFGVHGTGLLGRLPRPQPGERYDDLLTVHDPGKSVSKTHLELGRDGDDLWVSDRFSGNGTVVRHIDGSIRRCEPGRRYRVERGARVDIGEQFFLVQ, from the coding sequence GTGACCGCCGGAGCGAGCCGCCGGCCGGTCGCTCCGACCCCCGTCGAGCAGGCGCCGCCACCGCCCCTGCAGCAGCCCGACTCCCACGGACGTCGGTCCGACCCTGCGGCCGACGCGTGGTTGCCCGAGTCGACCCTCGACCCCGCCACCCGCGCGTGGCTGACCGGTGCCGACCGCCGCAGCACCGAACCCCCGGCCGCGGTGCCCGTCCAACGCCCCGACGACCTCGCCCCGCGCGAGGCACCGTCGCATGTGCACGGAGCGGGTTCCGGCCTCGGCGACTGGTCGAACGCGGCCGCGCAGCCCGACGCCGTCCCCGCCCAGGACGAACCGCCCCTGGACCCGGACGCCTACCGCTCCGAGCCCGCCGACGCCCTCGCCGACGACCCCGAGCGGACCCGGTTGGCTCCCGTCGAGGACCGTCCCGTGACCGCGCCGGCCGCTGACGAGGCGCCGGCGCCCGTGTGGGCGCCGCCGGTCGCTCCGGCCCCGTCCGCGGCGCCGGCAGGGCCGTCCTGGTGGGTCGGCCGCGGTGCCTCCACCGAGGCCGCGCAGGCCGCGTCCGGAGCCGAGTCCGCTCCCGTCGTCCCGCCGGTCCCGAGTGCGCCGGCGAGCACTGACGACACGCTCCGTGACACGCCCCGCGACACCGAGGCGTCCTCGCACGCGACGGACGACGCAGCCGTGCACGCCGAGACCGACGGTGCTGACGACACGACGTCCACCCGCTCCGGCGAGCCCGTGCAGGACGGAGCGCTCGAACAATCGACCGCAGCCGTGCCCGTCGTCTCGCCGCCGCAGCCGGGGGACACCGCCGTCGTCGAGCCCCTGATCGACCGCCGACCGCCGCGGCCCGCGCCGCTCGTGACACCGGGCATGCACGCCACGACCATCTGCCACGTCTGCGGCAACCGCCTCGAGCCCGACGACATCTTCTGCGGCGAGTGCGGAGCAGTCCGCCCCGCCGTGACCGCCGCGTTCACCGGACCGGTCGTACCGCTGCCGATGGCGCGTCCGGACTGGGCGACCGAGCACTCCGGTGTGGAGTCGGCCGGAGCCGGCGGGTCGTCGTCGACAGACGTGCCGGACGACGAGATCCCGGCCGACGCGACCGCGGACGACCAGGTCACGAGCGACCAGACCGGGTCCGGCGAGACCGGGTCCGACGGGAACGGGTTCGTCGAGGCCGTGGCCGACGAGACCGCCGCCGACGACGAGTCGGCCCTGCCGGACAGCGAGGCCTCGCGCCCGGGTGGGCGTCCTCGCGGCGCACACGCGGCGCCGGTGACCGAGCCGACCGAGCCGTCCGGGTTCGAGAACGCGGCACCGCACGGAGCACCGCAGGACACCGAACGGTCCTGGGCTCCGCCCGAGCAGGCCCCGCACACCCCGCTCGCCGCGCCGCTGCCTCCGATCCCCGGGGCGGCACCGGAGCTCCCGTTCCCGCCGTCGGACCGTCCCGCGGCCAGCGCGGACGCCGACGAGCTCGACGAGGACGTCGACGAGACCCGCATCGTCTCGAAGACCCCGACGCGTGCGCCGTTCCTGCTGCACTTCAGCACGGGTGAGCGGTTCGGGGTGCACGGCACCGGCCTGCTCGGTCGTCTGCCGCGTCCGCAGCCGGGGGAGCGCTACGACGACCTGCTGACCGTCCACGACCCGGGCAAGTCGGTGTCGAAGACCCACCTCGAGCTCGGCCGCGACGGTGACGACCTGTGGGTGTCCGACCGGTTCTCCGGCAACGGCACCGTCGTCCGCCACATCGACGGTTCGATCCGTCGCTGCGAGCCCGGCCGTCGGTACCGCGTGGAGCGCGGGGCTCGGGTGGACATCGGCGAGCAGTTCTTCCTCGTGCAGTAG